A window of the bacterium genome harbors these coding sequences:
- a CDS encoding 3-isopropylmalate dehydratase small subunit, which yields MKIKGRAITVGDNIDTDQIIPAVYLTSTDPAELAKHCLEGYDDEFPSKIKEGDILVAGENFGCGSSREHAPWAIKGAGIQCIVAKSFARIFFRNAINIGLPIVECPEGLEVEDGDEIEVDFEEGKVRNITKGKECATQSFPPFLQEIINSGGLIGYARRRLSG from the coding sequence TTGAAGATAAAGGGAAGAGCGATAACAGTTGGCGATAATATAGATACAGACCAGATAATACCGGCTGTGTATTTAACCTCCACTGACCCAGCTGAATTGGCTAAGCACTGCTTAGAAGGGTATGATGATGAATTCCCCTCAAAAATCAAAGAGGGGGATATCCTCGTAGCGGGAGAAAATTTCGGCTGTGGTTCATCTCGTGAACACGCCCCTTGGGCGATAAAAGGAGCGGGAATCCAGTGCATAGTTGCCAAGTCTTTTGCTCGCATCTTCTTTAGAAACGCGATAAACATCGGTCTGCCAATAGTGGAATGTCCCGAAGGACTGGAGGTTGAAGATGGGGATGAGATAGAAGTGGATTTTGAAGAGGGCAAGGTGAGAAACATAACCAAGGGTAAGGAATGCGCAACGCAAAGCTTTCCACCGTTTTTGCAGGAGATTATCAATTCGGGCGGATTGATAGGTTATGCGAGGAGGCGTCTAAGTGGCTGA
- the leuB gene encoding 3-isopropylmalate dehydrogenase has translation MAEFKIAVLPGDGIGKEVVREAVRVLQAIGDKFGHKFHFKEALVGGSAYDETGVPLPAETMEICEKSDAILLGAVGGDKWDNLPPHLRPEAALLTLRKNFDFFANLRPVILFPPLIDASPLKKNVLKGTDMIIVRELTGGLYFGKPKERRKLDGEWVAVDSMVYSESEIIRIAQVAFKIAMNRRRIVHSVDKANILETSRLWREVVNEVAKDYQEVKLYHFYVDNAAMQMIRNPRQFDVILTENTFGDILSDEAAMLTGSIGMLPSASIRGDGFGMYEPVHGSAPDIAGKGIANPIATILSSAMMLRFSFQLEEEAKAIENAVLRVLEKGFRTPDIMSKGKILLSTQEMGEKIVEELERKDG, from the coding sequence GTGGCTGAGTTCAAAATAGCAGTATTGCCTGGAGATGGAATAGGGAAGGAGGTGGTAAGGGAAGCGGTTCGTGTTTTGCAAGCGATAGGAGACAAATTCGGGCACAAATTTCATTTTAAGGAAGCTCTTGTGGGCGGCAGCGCCTATGATGAAACAGGCGTCCCACTTCCGGCAGAGACAATGGAGATTTGCGAAAAATCTGATGCGATACTTCTAGGGGCGGTTGGAGGTGACAAATGGGATAATCTACCTCCTCATCTCAGGCCAGAGGCAGCGCTTTTAACCTTGAGGAAGAATTTTGATTTCTTCGCCAACCTTCGCCCCGTCATTCTTTTCCCTCCCTTAATAGACGCTTCACCCTTGAAGAAAAACGTATTGAAGGGAACCGATATGATTATCGTGAGGGAGCTTACGGGTGGTCTTTATTTCGGAAAACCGAAGGAGAGAAGGAAATTGGATGGCGAGTGGGTAGCTGTTGACTCTATGGTATACTCCGAAAGCGAGATAATAAGGATTGCGCAGGTAGCCTTCAAAATAGCGATGAATCGGCGGAGGATTGTTCATTCCGTTGATAAAGCAAACATATTGGAGACATCTCGGCTTTGGCGGGAGGTAGTGAACGAGGTAGCCAAGGATTATCAAGAGGTAAAGCTTTATCATTTTTATGTGGATAATGCGGCTATGCAGATGATAAGGAATCCCCGCCAATTTGATGTGATATTAACGGAGAATACTTTCGGCGATATCCTCTCGGACGAGGCGGCGATGCTCACTGGCTCCATAGGTATGCTTCCTTCCGCAAGCATAAGGGGGGATGGCTTCGGGATGTATGAGCCTGTTCACGGCTCCGCACCCGATATAGCGGGGAAAGGGATAGCAAACCCCATAGCGACGATATTATCCTCGGCGATGATGCTTCGCTTTTCTTTCCAATTGGAGGAAGAGGCGAAAGCCATAGAAAATGCTGTATTAAGGGTTTTAGAGAAGGGTTTCCGCACGCCAGATATTATGAGCAAAGGGAAGATACTCCTCTCCACGCAGGAAATGGGAGAGAAAATAGTGGAGGAATTGGAGAGAAAAGACGGTTAA
- a CDS encoding helix-hairpin-helix domain-containing protein — translation MAKGFDLTPGERKALLIILFLGIIGTILTAWRTSRTNPPQVKYVTVQVEGAVTNPGIYRLPIGSRVEDALQIAGGLRMDADISKLNLVAKLKDGQRINVPSRLTYPPQNYAPQSYPQQQQMNWQYPYYQQIPLGKIDVNTATKEELASLPGIGPALAERIIQYRLSVGRFYSIDELLNVPGVGEKKLEKIKPYIEVR, via the coding sequence TTGGCTAAAGGGTTTGACCTTACGCCAGGGGAAAGGAAGGCTCTTTTAATCATATTATTCCTTGGAATCATCGGCACGATTTTAACCGCATGGAGAACAAGCAGGACAAATCCACCTCAAGTTAAGTATGTGACTGTTCAGGTGGAAGGAGCGGTGACGAATCCAGGGATATATAGATTGCCTATTGGTTCAAGGGTTGAAGATGCTCTTCAGATAGCTGGTGGATTGAGGATGGATGCCGATATCAGCAAGCTTAACTTAGTGGCAAAGCTGAAAGATGGGCAGAGGATAAATGTTCCTTCACGGCTCACCTATCCTCCCCAGAACTATGCCCCTCAATCCTATCCCCAGCAACAACAAATGAACTGGCAATATCCATATTATCAACAAATACCTTTAGGGAAGATAGATGTTAACACCGCAACCAAGGAAGAGCTTGCCTCCCTCCCCGGTATAGGTCCAGCATTAGCGGAGAGAATAATTCAATACCGTCTATCGGTGGGAAGGTTCTATTCTATTGACGAGCTTCTAAATGTTCCCGGAGTAGGCGAGAAGAAATTAGAGAAGATAAAACCATATATAGAAGTTAGATGA
- the pheS gene encoding phenylalanine--tRNA ligase subunit alpha, whose protein sequence is MEEEIKTIEKEAQELLAIAKSEEEVEKIRVSFLGKKGKLTQMIKDIPNFPPQQRPLIGRALNELKNKLSEAIETRLSFLRSISRKRGMIDVTLPGIRPQFGRKHPLTQVIDEIKSIFIGLGFEVVEGPEIETEYHNFIALNIPPEHPVRDEHDSFYITDDILLRTETSAVQIRVMEARKPPIRIIAPGRVFRRDQVDATHSHTFHQVEGLMVDKGITFSDLKGVLTLFCERMFGKDVKMRFRPDYFPFTEPSADASISCIMCGGEGCRVCSYTGWLEILGCGMVHPQVLRNVGYDPSEWQGFAFGMGVERIAMLKYRIDDIRLFLENDLRFLKQF, encoded by the coding sequence GGAAGCACAGGAACTCCTTGCTATCGCTAAGAGCGAAGAGGAGGTTGAGAAGATAAGGGTTAGTTTCCTCGGTAAGAAGGGAAAACTAACCCAGATGATTAAGGACATCCCCAATTTTCCACCTCAGCAACGCCCCCTAATAGGGCGGGCATTAAACGAGTTAAAGAACAAGTTGAGTGAGGCGATTGAAACTCGCCTCTCCTTCCTTCGTTCTATCTCCCGTAAAAGGGGGATGATAGATGTTACCCTGCCAGGAATTCGCCCCCAATTCGGTAGGAAACATCCCCTCACGCAAGTAATTGATGAGATTAAGAGCATATTCATCGGGCTCGGTTTTGAGGTCGTTGAGGGACCGGAGATTGAAACGGAATACCATAATTTCATCGCTCTTAACATCCCTCCCGAACACCCTGTTCGGGATGAACACGATTCCTTTTATATAACGGATGACATCCTCCTTCGCACGGAAACATCAGCGGTACAGATAAGGGTTATGGAGGCAAGAAAACCCCCCATTCGCATCATCGCTCCCGGTAGAGTATTCAGAAGAGACCAAGTAGATGCTACTCACTCCCATACATTCCATCAGGTTGAGGGGCTAATGGTTGATAAGGGAATAACCTTCTCTGATTTGAAGGGGGTTCTCACCCTTTTCTGTGAGAGGATGTTCGGGAAAGATGTCAAGATGCGCTTCCGTCCCGACTATTTCCCTTTCACCGAGCCATCCGCTGATGCCTCTATTTCCTGCATAATGTGCGGTGGAGAAGGGTGCAGGGTCTGTTCGTATACGGGATGGTTGGAGATTTTAGGCTGTGGAATGGTCCATCCTCAGGTGTTAAGGAATGTGGGTTATGACCCATCTGAATGGCAGGGTTTCGCCTTCGGGATGGGAGTGGAAAGAATCGCAATGCTTAAATATCGCATTGATGATATACGCCTTTTCTTGGAAAACGACCTCAGATTCCTGAAACAATTCTAA